The following are from one region of the Arthrobacter sp. TMP15 genome:
- a CDS encoding cyclase family protein: protein MHIVDLSQPVSSGMQVFPGDPMVSSRAVATNAADGFQVAELHLGTHSGTHVDAPLHTIDGGMAVDELNLTALCGPARIIRVLGAEPRSMIKFSTVAAQLENLTAGTIVLFHTGWSVHFNTPAYLEHPHLDPDIAKHLLAQGVSVIGVDTLNPDPTPEAQTDGPLHLPVHQHILGAGGAIIENLSNLAAVTWNNPIFAALPLRLIGLDGSPVRAVAMRALPA, encoded by the coding sequence ATGCACATCGTTGATCTGAGCCAGCCCGTTTCCTCCGGAATGCAGGTTTTTCCCGGCGATCCCATGGTTTCATCGCGAGCAGTCGCCACCAACGCCGCGGATGGATTCCAGGTCGCTGAGCTCCATCTCGGAACACACTCAGGCACCCATGTGGACGCCCCACTTCACACCATCGACGGCGGTATGGCCGTTGACGAGCTGAACCTGACTGCGCTGTGCGGGCCCGCACGCATCATTCGCGTTCTGGGAGCAGAACCACGCAGCATGATTAAATTCAGCACTGTAGCCGCGCAGCTTGAGAACCTGACCGCCGGGACCATTGTGCTGTTCCACACTGGCTGGTCCGTGCACTTCAACACACCTGCCTACCTTGAGCATCCGCATCTAGACCCGGACATCGCCAAGCATTTGCTGGCACAAGGCGTTTCAGTCATCGGTGTGGACACCTTGAACCCTGACCCCACACCGGAGGCCCAGACGGATGGGCCATTGCACTTGCCTGTGCATCAGCACATTCTCGGAGCAGGTGGGGCCATCATTGAGAATTTGAGCAATCTGGCCGCCGTGACCTGGAACAACCCAATATTTGCGGCACTCCCGCTGCGTCTGATCGGCTTGGACGGTTCCCCCGTCCGGGCCGTGGCTATGCGCGCCTTGCCCGCATAG
- a CDS encoding metallophosphoesterase — translation MLKSNVLRLVQLSDTHLLGENGLLHGHINTWSRTVAALSAAAHFNPDAVLITGDIADRGQNIYPSAARLFAQAQQDLQCPIITMPGNHDPAGSVGNEFNRARLASGPFPGDTIHEVAGLRIISLDSHGFGERAGWLTSEQLQWLADLLTTAAPRGSVLALHHPPIPSVLLAQAGRGLADPENLAAVLAGSDIRGIFCGHYHSSAVGALGTIPVWAAPAVSYNLNLFAPETHIQGLDTSWLSVITLDAENLSVTPVHINAPAASFSCEIRGLTPEPAIA, via the coding sequence ATGCTGAAAAGCAATGTGCTGCGTCTGGTGCAACTCAGCGATACCCACCTGCTGGGCGAAAACGGCTTGCTACACGGGCACATCAATACCTGGTCCCGCACCGTTGCTGCTCTCAGTGCAGCCGCACATTTCAACCCTGACGCCGTGCTAATCACAGGCGACATTGCTGACCGTGGCCAAAACATCTACCCCAGCGCCGCCAGATTGTTTGCCCAAGCTCAACAGGACCTGCAATGTCCCATCATCACGATGCCAGGCAACCACGATCCGGCCGGCTCCGTGGGCAACGAATTCAACCGCGCCCGGCTCGCTAGCGGACCGTTCCCTGGCGATACTATTCACGAGGTGGCCGGCTTACGAATCATCAGTTTGGACAGCCATGGATTTGGGGAGCGGGCCGGCTGGCTGACGTCGGAGCAACTGCAATGGCTCGCTGATTTACTAACGACGGCGGCCCCGCGCGGGTCGGTGCTGGCCCTCCACCACCCTCCGATTCCTTCCGTGCTGTTGGCACAGGCCGGACGAGGGCTGGCGGACCCGGAAAATTTGGCAGCGGTTCTTGCCGGCAGTGACATCCGGGGTATCTTTTGCGGTCATTACCACTCCTCTGCCGTGGGTGCATTGGGTACCATCCCTGTCTGGGCGGCTCCGGCAGTGTCCTACAACCTGAACCTGTTCGCCCCGGAGACCCACATTCAGGGCCTGGACACCAGCTGGTTGAGCGTCATCACCCTTGACGCCGAAAACCTCTCGGTAACACCCGTACACATCAACGCACCCGCTGCCTCCTTTAGCTGCGAGATCCGCGGTTTAACCCCCGAACCAGCCATCGCCTAA
- a CDS encoding type 1 glutamine amidotransferase domain-containing protein — protein MAKILMVVSAADSLTMRDGFEHPTGYWAEELVVSHKTLLDAGHTVHIATPGGVKPTVDQVSLMDDSAGGKERADSFRDYIASIDAELSAPLVLAEVSAKNYDGVVMPGGHGPMTDLCKDADMGRLLIDANTAGKIIAPFCHGPAALLSAVDDEGKFAFAGRRLTVFTNEEELNGGTGPNTPWFVEDALQEKGAIIENSDPWSSHVVRDGNLISGQNPQSSEDVAKEVIKALQK, from the coding sequence ATGGCTAAAATACTGATGGTTGTTTCCGCAGCCGATTCCCTCACCATGAGGGATGGCTTCGAACACCCCACCGGATACTGGGCAGAGGAGCTTGTGGTTTCCCACAAGACCCTGCTCGACGCCGGCCATACGGTTCACATCGCAACTCCCGGAGGCGTGAAGCCCACCGTGGATCAGGTGAGCCTGATGGACGATTCGGCAGGGGGGAAAGAAAGGGCGGATAGTTTCCGCGATTACATCGCCTCGATAGACGCTGAGCTGAGCGCCCCACTGGTGCTGGCTGAGGTGAGCGCCAAGAACTATGACGGCGTGGTCATGCCCGGTGGACACGGCCCCATGACCGATCTTTGCAAGGACGCGGATATGGGCAGGCTGCTGATTGACGCCAATACGGCCGGGAAGATCATTGCCCCGTTCTGCCATGGCCCAGCGGCTCTGCTCAGCGCCGTGGATGATGAGGGTAAGTTCGCGTTCGCGGGGCGCCGCCTGACGGTCTTCACCAACGAGGAAGAACTCAATGGCGGGACCGGACCCAACACTCCTTGGTTCGTTGAGGATGCCCTGCAGGAAAAGGGCGCCATCATCGAAAACTCTGATCCCTGGAGCTCGCATGTGGTCCGCGACGGCAACCTCATCAGCGGACAAAACCCGCAGTCCAGCGAAGACGTCGCCAAGGAAGTTATCAAAGCACTGCAGAAATAA
- a CDS encoding ROK family protein, which produces MAHVFSTGSGVALNLIRSGQATSRRNLIDQLGWSRITLARRLDELLEAKIIISVGQSDSQGGRPPEEFAVNPSAGLLLAVDIGGSHTRLAITDLVSTVLIEDEADIGPSEGPTEIFDWAGQVFDHMLERLGKTHQDVVGIGVGVPGPVDFGSGRLGSPQLDPQWENVLVKEFFAQRYGHAVFAVDRDVNVLALAEARRGWREYTDVIVLKAGIGLGSAFVLNGAIYQGSRGGAGDLSYTHAGSGRLQRLEHVASGGVIRKELLRQGHKVRTSKDIVNLARVGNAEVLRLLAENGTIIGEALANIVGVLNPQAVVVGGNLAEAGEAFVASIRQAIFSGARDYSLKSLVVEPSRLGSIAGVTGASLIAQDALFESDRISKLTRTNTKSL; this is translated from the coding sequence ATGGCACATGTCTTCTCCACGGGTTCCGGAGTTGCCCTGAACCTGATTCGTTCCGGTCAAGCAACCTCACGGCGCAACCTCATTGATCAGCTTGGCTGGTCGAGGATAACCTTGGCCAGGCGCCTGGATGAACTCCTTGAAGCAAAGATCATTATCAGTGTGGGCCAGTCAGACTCCCAGGGTGGCCGTCCACCGGAAGAATTTGCCGTCAACCCTTCTGCAGGTCTCCTCCTGGCCGTGGACATTGGCGGCTCCCACACCCGGCTAGCTATCACTGACCTAGTTTCCACCGTCCTCATTGAAGATGAGGCTGACATTGGTCCCAGCGAAGGTCCCACCGAGATATTTGATTGGGCCGGCCAAGTATTCGACCACATGTTGGAGCGGCTTGGAAAAACCCATCAGGATGTAGTTGGCATTGGAGTTGGGGTTCCTGGCCCCGTCGATTTTGGCAGCGGCCGGCTGGGCAGCCCCCAGCTTGATCCACAATGGGAAAACGTACTGGTCAAGGAATTCTTTGCACAACGCTATGGTCACGCTGTTTTTGCTGTTGACCGGGACGTCAATGTACTTGCCTTGGCCGAAGCGCGGCGCGGCTGGCGAGAATACACCGATGTCATTGTCCTCAAAGCCGGCATCGGCCTTGGATCTGCGTTCGTGCTGAACGGCGCTATCTACCAGGGATCCCGCGGCGGAGCCGGCGATCTAAGTTACACCCACGCTGGAAGCGGCCGCCTCCAGCGGCTGGAACATGTGGCTAGCGGCGGCGTCATCCGCAAAGAACTCCTGCGACAAGGCCACAAGGTGCGAACAAGCAAAGATATTGTCAACCTTGCACGGGTCGGCAACGCAGAAGTGTTGCGCCTTCTCGCGGAAAACGGCACCATCATCGGGGAAGCTCTCGCCAACATAGTCGGTGTACTCAACCCCCAGGCAGTGGTTGTTGGTGGCAACTTGGCCGAAGCAGGCGAAGCCTTCGTAGCAAGCATCCGGCAAGCCATTTTTTCCGGAGCCAGAGACTACTCCCTGAAATCTCTGGTGGTTGAGCCTTCTCGACTTGGCTCAATTGCAGGCGTTACCGGAGCGTCCCTCATTGCACAAGACGCCCTCTTTGAATCCGACAGGATCAGCAAACTAACCCGCACCAACACCAAGTCTCTCTAG
- a CDS encoding cytosine permease — MNVEATVPMNIDVRASSSSSPSPWSRLSKRLNADSDGYGPIKGTLGTRRIGLIWLAANLVVTTLLTGTLFVPGVSWPLAIGLIIAGSLVGGVVLVLIGNIGTRTGLPTMSLTKGAFGLRGSFLAVAANVVILMGWSWVQAMLAGVTVNFLVEQATGFSNPVLFSVLCQLFVVGLAIFGHAGIAKVEPWLALVILAIMAYIFFVAFTSYPPADFAALKVDATLGWSGITVLDVVIATAISWTVLSAEFNRLAKTQAAGVVGSGIGYVLSTVLSMSLGATAIAYVVLAGGEPVGFDPSVIVGAFGAPLAIVIFLSVMATNTMVVYGMVSSVVNMAPTRRIRFLPTALVLGAISVLGATWLALLEQFTSFLTVVGALFLPVFAIMIVDYYIVHKGHYGPDILRGRGGQFWYQGGVNIAAIVVWLVGASTSVILTYVTPSPIGATIPTFVISFVLYLGWALLFRRIRADRPISHHLTQTENAIANPESQENAHR; from the coding sequence ATGAATGTTGAGGCGACAGTGCCCATGAATATCGATGTGAGGGCTTCATCATCAAGCAGCCCCTCCCCCTGGAGCCGACTCTCCAAACGATTGAATGCTGACTCCGATGGATACGGTCCCATTAAGGGCACTCTCGGCACCCGGCGTATTGGTCTTATCTGGCTGGCAGCTAATCTGGTGGTCACTACTTTGCTGACGGGAACCTTGTTTGTGCCAGGCGTCTCGTGGCCTCTGGCCATCGGGCTGATCATTGCAGGATCTCTTGTGGGCGGCGTGGTACTGGTACTCATCGGCAATATAGGCACACGAACAGGCCTTCCCACCATGTCACTGACCAAAGGTGCTTTTGGTCTTCGTGGATCCTTCTTGGCAGTCGCCGCCAATGTGGTAATCCTGATGGGCTGGAGCTGGGTTCAAGCCATGCTGGCTGGAGTGACGGTCAACTTTCTGGTGGAGCAGGCTACTGGTTTCTCCAATCCTGTACTTTTCTCGGTCTTGTGCCAGTTATTCGTTGTGGGGTTGGCAATATTTGGCCACGCTGGGATCGCCAAGGTTGAGCCGTGGCTTGCCCTAGTCATCCTCGCCATCATGGCGTATATCTTTTTCGTTGCCTTCACCTCATACCCGCCTGCCGATTTTGCCGCCCTCAAGGTTGACGCCACTTTGGGCTGGTCGGGAATTACCGTGCTGGACGTGGTTATCGCCACCGCCATCTCGTGGACGGTACTCTCAGCTGAATTCAACCGGCTGGCCAAGACGCAAGCTGCGGGGGTTGTGGGTTCCGGTATTGGTTACGTTCTCTCAACGGTCTTGTCGATGAGTTTGGGCGCCACGGCAATCGCCTACGTGGTACTGGCAGGCGGGGAGCCTGTTGGATTCGATCCGAGCGTTATTGTTGGCGCCTTCGGCGCTCCGCTGGCAATCGTCATTTTCCTGTCCGTGATGGCCACCAACACAATGGTGGTCTACGGCATGGTTTCCTCAGTGGTGAATATGGCCCCCACCCGCAGGATTCGTTTCCTTCCAACCGCGCTGGTTTTGGGCGCCATTTCGGTCTTGGGCGCCACATGGCTGGCGCTCTTGGAGCAATTCACCTCATTTCTGACCGTTGTTGGCGCCTTGTTCCTCCCCGTCTTTGCCATCATGATTGTGGATTACTACATTGTGCATAAAGGCCACTATGGGCCAGATATTTTACGCGGCCGCGGCGGACAGTTTTGGTATCAAGGCGGGGTGAACATAGCCGCTATTGTTGTGTGGCTGGTTGGCGCCAGCACCTCAGTGATCCTGACCTACGTGACTCCCAGTCCTATCGGCGCCACCATTCCCACCTTTGTCATCTCGTTTGTCTTGTACCTGGGGTGGGCCTTGCTCTTCCGCCGTATCAGGGCGGACAGGCCAATCTCCCACCACCTGACGCAGACAGAGAATGCAATCGCTAACCCAGAGAGTCAAGAAAATGCACATCGTTGA
- a CDS encoding isocitrate lyase/phosphoenolpyruvate mutase family protein, with protein sequence MASFQDLHHAEAPLVLPNAWDVGSALAFAAAGFPAIGTTSFGISVSTGSPDGGRSSKQATAALTTILGRLPVHLTADIEDGYSENPSEVADFVAELAAHGVVGVNIEDSTSGHLVDPAIFASKVLEVKRRAPSVFVNARVDNLWFAEQATVAAVLLRIHAYEDAGADGIFVPGLADPEGIRAIAGGTELPVNVLAHPFLTVAELGELGVRRVSSGSLPYRAAVDAALETVTALRAGLKLPEATAYAEVQRQLVAFNARPPRMMPTPD encoded by the coding sequence ATGGCTTCGTTTCAGGATCTCCATCACGCTGAAGCTCCCCTCGTGCTCCCGAATGCCTGGGATGTTGGCTCAGCCTTAGCCTTTGCCGCAGCAGGCTTCCCTGCCATTGGTACTACAAGCTTCGGTATCTCAGTCAGCACGGGCAGCCCCGACGGGGGACGGTCCAGCAAACAGGCAACCGCCGCCCTCACAACGATTCTGGGTCGGCTACCTGTGCACCTCACCGCCGATATTGAAGATGGCTACTCAGAAAACCCCAGTGAGGTGGCGGATTTTGTGGCTGAATTGGCAGCCCATGGAGTGGTGGGTGTGAACATCGAAGACAGCACCTCTGGACACTTAGTGGATCCAGCGATTTTTGCCAGCAAAGTCCTTGAGGTCAAACGGCGAGCCCCAAGCGTTTTTGTTAACGCACGGGTGGACAATCTCTGGTTTGCCGAACAAGCAACCGTAGCTGCCGTCCTGCTGCGCATCCACGCCTACGAAGACGCGGGTGCTGACGGAATATTTGTCCCCGGTCTTGCAGACCCTGAAGGGATTAGAGCCATCGCTGGTGGCACTGAGCTGCCTGTGAATGTGTTGGCCCATCCCTTCCTCACAGTTGCTGAGCTGGGAGAGTTGGGAGTACGGCGAGTAAGCTCTGGCTCATTGCCCTATCGTGCAGCAGTGGACGCAGCTCTGGAAACTGTCACGGCCTTGCGTGCTGGTCTAAAACTACCGGAGGCCACTGCCTACGCGGAGGTGCAGAGGCAACTCGTGGCCTTCAACGCGCGGCCTCCCCGCATGATGCCCACCCCTGACTGA
- a CDS encoding iron ABC transporter permease gives MEAPAREAVPAPGQRYRRLRPGTALLRLKSRVWPNAQTRLHDGFGVLRSVVWLALALLIGMPLAALVLQGTGTEAIAIFADPAVAEAALNSLGSAGGSAVLATIIGAGLAILLERSNLPSRMMLRWLVLLPFLIPPFIGAMAWMSLLGANGPVNKTLQGWGSGQSVSIFGGWGVVFLLTVHSYPMAYLVISAALKRIPGNLEEASRISGAGTVSVLRTVTLPLLGPGLLAAFVLTMVANLSDFGIPALIGLPERYTTLTTLVYRFLASSTTSNPLPAVSAIGLVLLVMAILAVMAQRKLPTGTELGSGPSGMALELGRARIPLAALLWIWTIGICLVPLLALAAQALLPAPGVPLTWENLTLENLMVAASSPNTLQGIGNSLMLSGLAAACCTVLGLAVALLLTRSQHRSNGALDAVATLPQALPGLVVAVGWLLIAPMLGIFNTGWVILGAYIMAFLALVVQAVRAPMSSVSSSLEEAARVAGASPFRALCDVTARLAVPAAITGGVVVLLTAVRELTISILLVAPGSQTLGVSIFNLQQAGDYGGAAALALLVAVVGIVGLSMTAAVTSRLANK, from the coding sequence ATGGAAGCCCCCGCACGCGAAGCTGTGCCGGCTCCCGGCCAGAGGTACCGGCGCCTTCGCCCAGGGACGGCATTGCTTCGCCTGAAAAGTAGGGTTTGGCCCAACGCCCAGACACGGCTACATGATGGCTTCGGTGTTTTACGATCCGTGGTGTGGCTGGCGCTAGCCCTCCTGATTGGGATGCCACTAGCGGCCTTGGTTTTGCAAGGCACAGGCACAGAGGCCATCGCCATCTTCGCCGATCCCGCCGTTGCCGAAGCGGCGCTGAACTCTTTGGGAAGCGCCGGGGGATCGGCGGTACTAGCCACAATTATTGGCGCCGGGCTCGCCATTTTGCTAGAGCGCAGCAACCTGCCATCGAGAATGATGCTGCGGTGGCTTGTCCTCTTACCATTTTTGATCCCACCTTTCATCGGGGCCATGGCGTGGATGTCACTGCTGGGTGCCAACGGTCCCGTGAACAAAACCCTTCAAGGGTGGGGGAGCGGGCAATCCGTGAGTATTTTTGGCGGATGGGGTGTGGTCTTCTTACTGACGGTGCACTCCTACCCCATGGCGTATTTGGTGATCAGTGCTGCGCTCAAGCGAATTCCCGGGAACCTTGAGGAAGCCTCACGCATTTCCGGGGCAGGAACAGTGAGCGTGTTACGGACTGTCACCTTGCCATTGCTGGGTCCGGGACTTTTGGCAGCTTTTGTTCTGACGATGGTCGCCAACCTCTCGGACTTCGGCATTCCAGCACTCATTGGACTACCGGAGCGTTATACAACGCTCACCACGCTTGTGTACCGTTTTCTGGCCTCAAGTACCACGAGCAATCCCTTACCGGCGGTCTCCGCCATTGGATTGGTCCTGCTGGTTATGGCGATCCTTGCTGTTATGGCGCAACGCAAACTTCCCACAGGTACCGAACTGGGAAGCGGGCCCTCGGGCATGGCCCTGGAGCTGGGCCGGGCACGAATCCCCCTGGCAGCGCTGCTCTGGATCTGGACCATTGGCATCTGCCTGGTACCGCTGCTGGCGTTGGCCGCGCAGGCTTTGCTCCCAGCGCCGGGTGTGCCCCTGACCTGGGAGAACCTGACACTAGAGAACTTGATGGTGGCTGCCAGCTCACCAAACACACTCCAGGGTATAGGCAATTCGCTGATGCTCTCCGGGCTGGCTGCTGCATGCTGCACCGTTCTTGGTTTGGCCGTGGCACTGTTGCTGACCCGCAGTCAGCATCGAAGCAACGGGGCATTGGATGCTGTGGCGACCCTGCCGCAGGCACTTCCTGGTCTTGTGGTTGCTGTGGGCTGGCTGCTTATTGCGCCAATGCTGGGCATCTTCAATACGGGGTGGGTGATTCTAGGGGCCTACATCATGGCCTTCCTTGCCCTAGTGGTTCAGGCTGTGCGCGCGCCTATGAGTTCGGTGTCATCAAGTTTGGAGGAAGCCGCACGTGTTGCCGGTGCCTCTCCGTTCAGGGCGCTCTGTGATGTCACGGCCCGGTTGGCTGTCCCTGCGGCCATCACCGGTGGTGTGGTGGTACTACTGACAGCCGTGCGTGAATTGACCATCTCCATTTTGTTGGTGGCACCGGGCTCTCAAACCTTGGGTGTGAGCATCTTCAATCTTCAACAAGCTGGAGACTATGGCGGTGCCGCAGCACTGGCGCTGCTGGTGGCGGTTGTGGGAATTGTGGGCCTGTCGATGACAGCTGCCGTAACCAGCCGCCTGGCTAACAAATAA
- a CDS encoding tyrosine-protein phosphatase yields MPRLIAASPRLSNLRRVPAPLLAKFYRSAAPTGFDAAAVAQLERLELRTVVDLREPFESLAPVDGVLIGAIHVSAPLYNGALPVSTPIEQVYSDLLTTRGTEIARAVGIVAAALPHGVLIHCAAGKDRTGLVLALILEAVGTERTTVLADYALSAKSMTESYQEMKRDELSLALGSAEDIATALQLHLESPAEALETSLDWVASHFGSAAGFLLANGLSLAELTLLCAHLAGSHDAAAPDTQC; encoded by the coding sequence GTGCCACGTTTGATCGCAGCATCGCCGCGGCTATCCAACCTCCGCAGGGTCCCGGCCCCGTTGTTGGCGAAGTTCTATCGCTCCGCGGCGCCCACAGGCTTTGACGCAGCGGCGGTTGCGCAGCTTGAGCGCCTTGAATTGCGCACTGTTGTTGACCTCCGCGAACCGTTTGAGTCCTTAGCTCCTGTTGATGGAGTGTTAATAGGCGCTATTCACGTCTCGGCTCCCCTTTACAACGGTGCTTTGCCGGTTTCCACTCCCATTGAACAGGTCTATTCGGATCTGCTGACCACGCGTGGAACCGAAATTGCCAGAGCCGTTGGCATTGTTGCTGCCGCACTTCCGCACGGAGTCCTGATCCACTGTGCTGCTGGCAAGGACAGAACCGGACTGGTGTTGGCGCTCATTCTTGAAGCCGTGGGGACGGAGAGAACCACCGTGCTGGCTGACTACGCACTAAGCGCGAAAAGTATGACCGAAAGCTACCAGGAAATGAAGAGGGACGAGCTTTCCCTGGCACTTGGTAGCGCGGAGGACATTGCAACAGCCTTACAGCTGCATTTGGAAAGTCCCGCAGAGGCTTTGGAGACTTCATTAGATTGGGTGGCTTCTCACTTCGGAAGCGCCGCCGGATTTCTCCTGGCCAATGGATTGTCCTTGGCTGAGCTGACCCTTTTGTGCGCGCATTTGGCAGGCTCCCATGACGCGGCTGCGCCGGATACCCAATGCTGA
- a CDS encoding aldo/keto reductase, translated as MNHDNAQNLQVSATIDLLDLGRVHRLGFGAMRIVGDGVWGEPADRDAAIAVVRRAVELGVDFIDTADSYGPNVSEEILAEALHPYKDGLRIATKVGFTRTGPDMWVPVGRAEYLRQQTELSLRKLKVDSLDLLQLHRIDPKVDMEEQFSVLRDLQKEGKVKALGLSQVSVAELEEAGKYFTVATVQNRYNLTDRSSEDVLNYAEKNGIGFIPWAPISAGELSQPGGPLDEAAKRLGATTSQVALAWLLRRSPVMMPIPGTSSVKHLEENLGAAAVVLDDDTYAELEAAR; from the coding sequence ATGAACCATGACAACGCACAGAATCTTCAAGTATCAGCCACCATCGATCTGTTGGATCTTGGACGGGTCCATCGTCTGGGGTTCGGTGCAATGCGCATCGTCGGGGACGGGGTTTGGGGTGAGCCTGCGGATCGGGACGCCGCGATCGCCGTCGTACGCCGTGCCGTGGAACTCGGGGTCGACTTCATTGACACCGCTGATTCCTATGGGCCCAACGTGAGCGAGGAAATCCTGGCCGAGGCGTTGCACCCCTACAAGGATGGCCTGAGGATCGCCACCAAGGTGGGCTTTACCCGCACTGGACCCGACATGTGGGTGCCGGTGGGCCGCGCCGAGTACCTGCGTCAGCAGACCGAGCTGAGCCTGCGCAAGCTCAAGGTGGATTCCTTGGATCTGTTGCAACTGCACCGGATAGATCCCAAGGTGGATATGGAAGAGCAATTTTCGGTTCTGCGTGATCTGCAGAAAGAGGGCAAGGTTAAGGCGCTGGGCCTGTCGCAGGTCAGCGTGGCCGAGCTCGAGGAAGCCGGGAAATACTTCACCGTTGCCACTGTGCAGAACCGCTACAACCTCACGGACCGCAGTTCCGAGGACGTGTTGAACTATGCCGAGAAGAACGGTATTGGCTTTATCCCGTGGGCGCCAATTTCCGCTGGTGAACTATCACAGCCGGGTGGACCCTTGGATGAGGCTGCCAAAAGGCTCGGTGCCACAACCTCGCAGGTGGCTTTGGCGTGGCTGCTGCGCCGTTCGCCGGTCATGATGCCAATTCCCGGCACCAGCTCAGTGAAGCACCTCGAAGAAAACTTGGGCGCGGCCGCCGTCGTCCTCGATGACGACACCTACGCGGAACTCGAAGCAGCGCGCTGA
- a CDS encoding ABC transporter substrate-binding protein, whose product MKNRLHLIAPMLLVTALGLSACSGTSSAPEAAQDKKLIVYTSEPQKKIDEIVQAFEKANDGVKVEVFRAATGELKTRIAAERQAGKITADVILAADVPTFEKYASEGVLSKLDVQNSSALDKKFIDPEGYWVGTRIIPTIIAYNTGAQSEPPASWMALTNEKYKGKIAMPNPDVSGAAAFNTSVWFQEPVMGKTWLQDLVANAPLVLESNGPVGQAVAEGSSEIGIVVDYVARELAAKGSPIAVSYPSDGAPYVSQPAGVFTDSANQKTATAFVDFLISKEGQEIAVRQSYLPVREDAGVPKGAPALKDIKLVDPDLKSIAGGQTEAVDFFNSLLK is encoded by the coding sequence ATGAAAAATCGCCTCCACCTCATCGCTCCCATGCTTCTCGTCACAGCACTGGGGCTGAGCGCCTGCTCAGGCACCTCAAGTGCACCCGAAGCCGCTCAAGACAAGAAGCTCATTGTCTACACCTCGGAGCCACAGAAGAAGATCGATGAGATAGTCCAAGCTTTTGAAAAAGCCAACGACGGCGTCAAGGTGGAGGTTTTCCGTGCCGCCACCGGTGAGCTCAAGACGCGCATTGCCGCCGAACGTCAAGCCGGAAAGATCACTGCCGACGTGATTCTGGCCGCAGATGTGCCCACGTTTGAAAAGTACGCTTCAGAAGGTGTGCTCTCCAAACTTGATGTGCAAAACAGCTCAGCACTGGATAAGAAGTTCATTGACCCCGAAGGTTACTGGGTTGGCACCCGGATCATCCCGACGATCATCGCCTACAACACCGGTGCGCAGTCTGAACCCCCGGCCAGTTGGATGGCCCTGACCAACGAAAAATACAAAGGGAAAATCGCCATGCCCAACCCGGATGTCTCCGGTGCTGCCGCGTTCAACACCTCTGTGTGGTTCCAGGAACCGGTCATGGGCAAGACCTGGCTGCAGGACCTGGTGGCAAACGCCCCGCTCGTGTTGGAAAGTAACGGACCCGTTGGTCAAGCAGTGGCTGAGGGAAGCTCCGAAATTGGCATCGTTGTTGACTATGTTGCACGTGAACTGGCAGCCAAAGGATCACCCATCGCGGTGAGTTACCCCAGCGACGGTGCACCATACGTGTCCCAGCCTGCAGGGGTCTTCACGGACTCTGCCAACCAAAAAACAGCCACGGCATTCGTGGATTTCCTCATCTCCAAAGAAGGCCAGGAAATTGCCGTGCGCCAGTCCTACCTGCCGGTGCGCGAGGATGCAGGCGTGCCCAAGGGCGCCCCGGCTCTGAAAGACATCAAGCTAGTGGATCCGGACCTGAAATCAATTGCCGGCGGCCAAACTGAGGCAGTAGATTTCTTCAACTCGTTGTTGAAATAG